The following DNA comes from Papaver somniferum cultivar HN1 chromosome 4, ASM357369v1, whole genome shotgun sequence.
ATTGATCAAGACCATGATAATATACAGATATCTCATCATCGATGGAACAAAAGACCTGCCCCGCATGACATGTTAACTTAGGACGATAGCGACATTCGACGTCCCTATATGGGTTCCATCTAACTCCGCCTTTGGTACTTCTCAAATCTAAAACTCCCAAAgttccatcatcaccaccaaccacACAAAATTTACTCTCGTCCATTGGACTTGCATCCCAAATACGAGACGCAGTAACACAAGCTTTAGTACCATTAGGCCACGACCAAACCACACTTTTATCTCTAAAATCCAAAACATTAATGTAGTATTTATCATCGATATAACCGCCGACAAATAAACAATTACTTCCGTTCAACCATTGTATCTTTCCAGCATCACCACCAAGGCAAAAATCAAAAAAGTCGGTTTGTTTTCCGGTTACTTGATCCCACACCCCGATTCCTTGATTACTTGTTTCAGTTAGTTTTCCGGTTACTTGATGCCACTCCCAGATTCCTTCATTACTTGTTTCTCTACAACTAGCAAGTACCTTGTTACTATCAGAGTTAAAACATAAAGCTCCCGCAGCAAAGCCTTTGACCTGATCTTTTCCGTCGCCCAACTGAAACCTGTGCCTCAGTTCCCCCGTTAAAGAACTGAAAACACCCATTCCCGGATGCCTGGTCGAGTTTTGGCGAACACTCATCACTATTTTATCTGAATCCATCCACCCAATATCATTAACACTTTGATATTCAAGATTTAGCGGTGGATGTTCTTCGAGCATCCAGTCATATACACGAACGATGCCACCATGAGCAACAGCACAACCTCCGTCGGGACTTGCTCTGATCGCAGTACAATTACCAGGAGCTTGACCACTGACCGTACTCGCTAATCTTAACCTGTTGCTATCAAAATCACCCCACTTTGCAGTTCTAACATGATCAAGAAGGCCATAATAATTAGCCTCCATATAGAGTAATTTTTCAGGTATGTTAGAAGGCACATGAAGCTTACCCGTCCTTAAAAGATTGAGAAGAACAGAAAAACAATCTGGGTCACGATCAATGAAGTATTCTTTTTCTTCTGGTTTAACTAATTCATCTCCTCTTGGTTGAAGCTTCCATTCATCGTCAAACATAGCTCCAAACATTGAATCTCGGCGTGCAGTTGCTAGAGTTGTTGCAGTCGTTTCAATGATTCTACCTCCAACATTAAATCTCACCTTCTGGGCCGTCATGTTCAATTCCAGTTGTGTGGAATATATCAATGTGCCCCGAcacccttatatatatatatacatatagagAGTTCTTTTCGATCAAGGAAAAGCTAGATGATTAGGAATTCTAATTATTGTTATATACGGTATATAGCATGCAGACGACTTCCGAAACTCAATAACATCAGAAATAGAGATCGAgataaaaccataaaaaaaaaagagtcggAAATAACGTAGCTAACAACTTATCTAAGTCTTACGCGTACGAATCATACACGTATCTAACCCAGCtttcatcatcagcaaataacgTACCTGAATGAAAATGTTATGGGCCTTTTAACCCCCTATATTAAGTCAAAGCCAACATGCGCGGTCGTTGTGAAAGTCAACACCAGCATGATGACACTTGTAGTGACGCCAAAAATATAGAAAGAGAAGTGGAGTTGATTAACAGTGGGAAGTGTTGTTTACTATGAGCTACTGAATCCATGTCGATCTCGGGAACTGGACATCTCAATGAACCTTACTTGGTATCTTAAGAAGATACAACATATAGAAAAACGGTTTCGGTCAATGGGCCAAACCGCAGCAAATCCCATTATAGATTACAACATGTATTCACAATTATCGAAGTTTAGGGCTTCCCAAAATCTTACTCCATCCCCACTAAAAACAAAATAAGGTCACAATAATAAAATCATTTTTGAGATGGATTGTCAACCGGTGATGCTTTCCATTCACAGCGAAGAGTTACAAGTTCATTGGTTCATTCAGAACCTTCTTCTTTCAATTGAAGATAATTTTTTGAGTAATAAACTTTGGTTTTGTAAGCTAGTTAATAGATCTGGAAATAATTTTGCACACAATCTGGTTAAAAAAGCTAGAGTTGAAGCAAATATTTTttgctattttttattattttttttttgaagggaaGACAGGCTTAAACAGCCCGAGAACTTTATTCAATTACTTCATTGAAACTGAGGTTAGAAGAAATGAATCTAGTGGAGATGAAGCATTCCACCTAAATCTTGCATTTTCATGCGTAGAAAATTGACATAAATTATGCGCTAACTGATTGACAGGTTTTGTTACATGAACAAATCTAATATCGTCAAACGAGTTTGCTTCATTGCGAATGTCTAAAATCACCGAACGGATACTCAATGGTATGTCTCTGGAATCACCTAGAATCGCAGTTGTCACATTTTTGCATCACCTTCAATGATAACATGTTGTAGTGACAGGCTTTTGCCGAAGAAATACCCAATTTACAGGCCACATACTCTGCCAGTAAAGAAGAAGTAGTGTCAAATATAGAAGTTTCACAGCCTACGAACTGACCATTGTGATCTTGAGCAATTGCACCATCTGCACCCTTATTTGGAACAAAAGTTGCATCAACATTGATTTTAATAAAAGGCACATCTGGAGGCGACCATTGCAAGGTATCTGAACCATGAGCCAAATTTGGAGATGAGGATTGGCGATGTTGAGTACACAGATTAAAGTTCAGGGTAGCTTTACGAAGATAACCTCCAAAGAGAATACATGGCCAAAGAAGACCATATCAGTTCTAATTTTCCAAATATTCCACAGAATACAAACTCTGTAAACAAAGCTATTATCCATATTTTGCTCCATCCAGAATTCAATAATACACAAAAGATTTTCATTTAACTCCAAAGGATCATAGTCTAGAGATGCTTGATGAAATATCAAAATAGTAAAAGGATACTTAAACAACAaatgataaattgattcttctcTTTGATTACAGAAAGTACACATACTGTCAGTATACTGAGAGAAcctgtttatattttttttaacaaCAATACCCCCATGAAGAACTTTCCAGATGAAAATATGAATCTTTGGAAGGATTTCAGTGAAAGACCAGACTTTCTTCCAAGGAAACTGACTAATGGCAGAAGAGATAGGAATTTCATTTGCCAAAAGATGATAGCAGGATTTAGCAGAAAATTTACCTGTCATAGTGCATGACCAGGTTAAGATGTCATCCTCACCAGAACTCAGAATTATAGCAATGATTTTCTGCAAAATATCTGGAGTAAATAAATCATGTAGAATATCAATCTTCCATGAATTATTTCCATGATCAATAAGGTCTGAGACATAATGAACATCAATGGTGGATTGTGAATTTCTACATAATAAATGGTCCATGTGATTAAGTAACCAAGGATTTAAAAAAAATCACTTTAGCCCCATTTGCCATTTGCCAAAAAACTCTATTCTCCATAATATGTCTAACTTCCAACATGCTATTCCAAACAGCTGAGCACTTAGCAGGAGGAGAAGCAATCCAATATGAAGAATCTTGTAAGTATTTTGCAGACATTAATTGAATCTACATAGCATCCTCCCCTTCCAAGAATCACATTAATAAGTGCTTAACCAATAAGAGGAgaatgatcagaaacttcccAAGGAAGagatttacaccgccaattctcaaaatGATTCAACCAAAACTCATTAATCACCGCCTGATCAAGCCTACTAATAATTCTGTGAACCCTAGTTTGtctattagaccaagtaaattTACAACCCAAAGATTCCGCTTTAAAGAGGCTGTTGTCATCCATCCAATCGCTAAATTCATTAACTACTGCGGTTCTAGGAGCCGCACCACCCTTTTTCTCTTCATTACGAAGAACATAATTAAAGTCCCCAATTGCCATCCACGACACTTGAAGAGACCCCATATCCAACTGCCTCCAAAGACTACGCCTAGTAATTTGCTCCGAGCTATCATGCACAAGAGAAACATGGACACCATCAACACCAATAGTAATAGCTTGTTTAGAGGAGTTTACCACCACCGGATCAGCCACATTCAAAGACCATATCAACCAAAAATTTCCAATACAAGTATCAGTAGAGTTATGAATAATCGAGTTACTGAAACCTTCAATACAAAATCTACGAACATACCTTGAATTAACTGACACTCTTGGTTCAGCAATACCAATAATATCAGGTTTAAATTTCTTAACTAACTCTCTAAGTTTAGCTTGTGCTTCATCACGCATGATCCCGTTTATGTTCCAAAAGAGAATTCTCATTAGGAAACAGGTTTGGGATTATTAGTTAACTTAACTCTCTGCGCCAACCTTGTAGAATAAAACTTCAGTCTACCATTACCAGGTTTAATCTTTCAACCAGCAACAATTTTATAAGTATTTCCATCAAATTTCAGTTTCCAAAATTACATGGACCACCAGAATTGCGTGCCATGATAACTGGCGTTCCAGACGTCCCCATTAAACACGGGAGCTGAACCTTCCTGTAAATTTTCTTGAACACCCAAACCAACAGTAGCAGACATTCTATCATTCAAACCAAGTCCAGCATTCAAAGCCTCGAACCGATTTGGAGAAACAATGCTTTCATGGGGAAAAAGATCATCGGTTAAAGGAGTGTCAGATAAGTTAACAACAGTCCTATCAATAATTGAATTCATACTCTCCCTCGCTTCAGAATTCAATGTTGACTTAGAACTAGGCATACCTTCCGTAGCACTAGTAGCTAAAACTATTTGCAACTCTGTTCTTTgtctagttcttgccaattcgaCATATGCAGAGCGAAAGATAGCTTCAGATGGATAACTCGTCTTGCAGCTGTTTTGCTACTGCCACTTGAACACTCCCCGATAACACTTCATCCTCTTCAAGACCAGTTTGAACAAAGTTAACGTTTGCATGTTGGCCATGCACACCAGAATTCTGATTCCCAATAGGATTATTAATCAACCTGTCACGCTGGCCATTACCCAAGGAAACTTAGCTTCCATTAGGTAACTCGTTTACAATCTCAGGCACTACTATCATGACAGGAGCTGTCTTTCCTTTCCTACATATGGCATCATGCCATTCATTCCCAGCCCCAGCAACATTATTACTACGCGTATCCTGCGATATAGCCAAGTTGTTACCCTGTTGCAGCGACGCAGAAGCATGTTGTTGCACGTTACCCACAGAGTTCTTGTGTTTTTTCCTAAATTAAGAATCAACATGGCCAATAATCTTGCACTTAGTGCAGAATTTAGGTCGTTTGAATCTTAATAGGCTGCCAGAATTCCTTACCCCCAACAATGATATGAATGCCATTAGTATCAAGTTCAGCGAAATTAATATCAATGAGAACTGGAGCGTAATACCCATACTCATGATCTAATGTACGCTTATCAACAAAAATTGGAGTACCAAGTGATTTACTAAACGCCAACAACGTTTTCTCAATCCAAAATTCAACAGGCAATCCAGGGAACTTAACCCATACCGTATCATGAGAAGTATTGTGTTTATCCGCATTAAAACCAGGAAAACATTACATTAGGCTAAGCTTTTTTTGATCAAACATCCAAGCCTCAGCATTAAGTATCTTATCTCTATCTTCCTTAGCTTGCAGCTTGATAATAGAAAAACCTCTATTCATAGGAATGAATTGAACTCGGCCCTGACCTTGCTGCCATTGTTGCTCAAAACTATTCTTCACATCCTGAAAATTGACTCCCTTAAAATGCAAACGGTCTATAAGGTTGAATCTCCAAATATCACAACCCTCTTCATAAAAAGAAACTGGAAGCACAACTGCCGGTTTTCCTTATTGTTGATTACGATcttgttgttgattttgttgtttcttagatttTTATTATCCTGAAGCGCTTTTGATTtactgtttttgattttgattgtttcATCTATGTGTTTTAACAACACTCTGAATCTTATATCTTCGATTAATTGATCGAGTATTTAATTTCTAATTATTTTTTGATTATATAGAATGTGTATTTTCATGTACACTGTTCACGTTTTAGGTTATTCAAATCTGAAAATGTGATTTAAAGCTTCAAATGTTATtatctctctcgtcttaaattgttattcaaatccttttgatttttaAATATCTTTGTTAGTTGCTtcagatttttttatttattttaaatctCTTTGCGTAGGTGGTTGTCTTAGATATTGTTAACGACTTTCTTCACCCTCTAGGATTGCATGGTATAACTTTCTCTGGTAATCCCTTTATTTGGTGTAATAAAAGACATGGAAATAAATTTATTTAGGAAAGACTTGATAGAATTCTAGGAAATGACATTTGGTTCAATTTATCTGCTAATTCTCATGTTTATCATCTTGCTCCCATTGCTAGTTATCATAGTCCCCTTGTTCTAACTACTGCTAGGGATCCTAATCATGTCAAAAAAACCCAGAAAATTTAATAGGTGTTAGCTAAGAGATGCTAGCTGTAAAACTATTATGGAGGAATACTAGCAAACTAGTACTCAAGGTTCTAAAGCTTTCAGACACAAACAATAGCTGAAACGGGTTAAACATGCTCTAAGTAATTGCAATTCTCATTCCTTTGGCCATATTCAGACAAAAATTACTTGTCTTAATACAAAACTGGAAATTCTTTATGCTCAAGGTATAATAGACACTAATGATCCTTGACTTGTTAACACTCTTTCTGAACTAGGTCACTGGAAAAACATAAATGAATTTATTTATAAACAAAGAGCTAAAGGTGATTCCTTAAAAATAGATGATAAAAACATAGATTAATTTTATTCTAGGACCAATTATAGGAAGATAAAAACTGAAATTGAGGGTGTACATGATGTATTGGGGGATTGGATTACTGATAGGAGTGATATATATAAAAGCTTAAACATCACTTTTCTTCAATAAATAGAACTAGTACAGTAAAACCCCTATAAATTAAtccgcgataaattaataaattttgccgGTCCCAAGCAGGAGATAACATGCTAAATTAATAACTCGCTAAAtttataaattaataaaaaaattcagACTATCTATAGGTCCCTTCCAATGTATAAATTGACAACTCCTTACTTTACATAAACTTAGTTTTATGTTTATGTTAATTTGGTATAAAATAATTCAATTGTGGTATGATTTTTCTTGAAATTGATGTCACGTTGAATATCATTTGGAATTTTTCTTGACATTAGAAGAGTTTTTAGTGTTGTCGATGCAATAACTATTCAATGTCTTCGCAACTTTGATAGTTTTTTACGTGAAGGTGTCTCTATGACTACAATTTTATCTTCAGCTTTGACGCCATCACTTTCCTCGTTCTAATGATACTCTCAGTTATTTCCTCGTCGGTCAAAAATCTGAAATCGTATTTTCTCGAGATTAGTTCAAAAGGTAACCAACCGTCCATTCTGTTGTGATAATTCAGTCATTTGATTAAATTTTGTAGTTCTCTAGTGCTTTTATTATCTAACatttcaatttaattgtcattcatTGAATGAACAGACAACAAGGTTCATCACGTCTAAAACATTAATCTTCTCGGAATTTGGTTCTCCTGCGTCATAACCCTTCAAAACACCACGATAGAATCAACGACGATAATGCATCTTGAAAGATCATATAATCCTTGTATCACAAAGGTTGGATCTTTATTGTGGTGTTTGGTGGCAAGAATACACATGTTTTGagaaattaatatataaattaattattattattttattgataatttaatatcgcgataaattgataaattttgtCGGTCCGAACACTATTATTTTATAAGGGTTATACTGTAATCCAAtttttattgatagtttttttttttgctgcatcCAACCTCGTTCTCTGAAATTGATAATGCGAAGCTTATGAGAATACTATCTTATGATGACATCAAATATGTAGTGTTCAATATGAAACCATGGACTTCACCTGGCCCTGATAGATTCTCACTTGGTTTTTACCAACAAATATGGGAGATTGTTAGTAATGATAGTATAAAGATGATAAAATCATTTTTTTCATGATAAGTTTGTGCTCGAGGAACAAAATCATAATTTTCTGTCTCTTATTCCTAAGATAAATTATCCTATGACAAATGCTTTCTTTAAACCAGTTAGTCTTTGCAAAAATTCTTATAAAATAATATGTAAGCTAATTTCCAGTGGGCTCAAACCTCTTCTTAATAAGATCATCTCTTCGAACACAACATAGTTATGGCACATGACCTAGTTGATACCATGAAGAAGTGAATCAGAAAAATGGTTTGACGGTTGCTAACTTAGATATGTCTAAGGATTTTAATAGGATTGAGTGGAAATATTTACTTGATTTCTTAGCTAAATTTGGTTTTCAACCTGATTGGTGTCAACTTATAAATCAATGTGTCACCACCACCTCTACTTTTGTACTTTTGAGTGGATCTCCAAGAATCAATTTTGACCAAATCCCTATCTTCTTATCTATTTATCATACATATGGATATTTTGTATAAAGCTTTGATTTCTGTTGGGAATCAAAACCAACTATATGGGATAAAGGTTTCTACTATTATTCCTGCTATCTCACActtattttgtttttgaagaaaaatggtgCTTAAATTTTAGTTTATATATGCAAAATTTATTGTATGATTTTTTAATCTTTTTACATATGAATATTTACAAATGgatataagtatttttttttatgatttaaaAGTCGATATCATTGAAGTATTCATGCATTAAAAAACTCAATAATATATTCATATTatattataataatttttttttaaatgataattttgaaagaaaaattacatagcaggcaagcgagcaacaagctgcgccgcaagccctttttgaattgcaaaatCTATCAttttaaaaacacaaaataaaaatacacaatgtctcatgatatataaaTATTACTTTTTGCG
Coding sequences within:
- the LOC113274440 gene encoding BTB/POZ domain-containing protein At2g24240-like, coding for MTAQKVRFNVGGRIIETTATTLATARRDSMFGAMFDDEWKLQPRGDELVKPEEKEYFIDRDPDCFSVLLNLLRTGKLHVPSNIPEKLLYMEANYYGLLDHVRTAKWGDFDSNRLRLASTVSGQAPGNCTAIRASPDGGCAVAHGGIVRVYDWMLEEHPPLNLEYQSVNDIGWMDSDKIVMSVRQNSTRHPGMGVFSSLTGELRHRFQLGDGKDQVKGFAAGALCFNSDSNKVLASCRETSNEGIWEWHQVTGKLTETSNQGIGVWDQVTGKQTDFFDFCLGGDAGKIQWLNGSNCLFVGGYIDDKYYINVLDFRDKSVVWSWPNGTKACVTASRIWDASPMDESKFCVVGGDDGTLGVLDLRSTKGGVRWNPYRDVECRYRPKLTCHAGQVFCSIDDEISVYYHGLDQWVLTSTLGRSQGGPIQDFSIGGDRLFALHIEENVFDVWETPSAPII